A section of the Mesorhizobium loti genome encodes:
- a CDS encoding SapC family protein has product MVKQLLIYERAVPVSRQSHGDLSVKTGNNFAFARQVNSVPLMAAEFSGAAAEYAVVFAGQGESIIPVVLLGVRDGENLFVNEDGSWGGRYVPAFLRRYPFVFSSTDDGANFTLCVDEEFEGCNRKGRGERLFDGDGERTLYLQNVLGFLQAYQVQFQRTQALTKRLNDLNLFEAMQARFTLRDGKTLMLSGFFAVNRDRLKALSGDQLAELARADDLELIYLHLQSMRHLSATAERMGAGAVGLKDEAPEPETAPEPADA; this is encoded by the coding sequence ATGGTTAAGCAACTTTTAATATATGAGCGCGCGGTACCGGTATCACGCCAAAGCCACGGCGACTTGTCGGTCAAGACCGGCAACAATTTTGCTTTCGCCAGGCAGGTTAACTCGGTGCCGCTGATGGCCGCCGAATTTTCCGGTGCCGCGGCAGAATATGCCGTGGTTTTCGCCGGACAGGGCGAAAGTATAATTCCTGTGGTTCTGCTCGGCGTGCGCGACGGTGAGAATCTCTTTGTCAATGAGGACGGATCCTGGGGCGGGCGCTATGTCCCGGCGTTCCTGCGCCGCTATCCCTTCGTCTTCTCGAGCACCGATGACGGTGCGAATTTCACGCTTTGCGTCGACGAGGAATTCGAGGGCTGCAACCGCAAGGGGCGTGGCGAGCGGCTGTTCGACGGCGACGGCGAACGCACATTGTACCTGCAAAACGTGCTTGGTTTCCTGCAGGCCTATCAGGTGCAGTTCCAGCGCACCCAGGCGCTGACCAAGCGGCTCAACGATCTCAACCTGTTCGAAGCGATGCAGGCCCGCTTCACGTTGCGCGACGGCAAGACGCTGATGCTGTCGGGATTTTTCGCGGTCAACCGCGATCGGCTGAAGGCGTTGTCTGGCGATCAACTGGCCGAGCTTGCCAGGGCCGACGACCTGGAACTGATTTATTTGCATCTGCAGTCGATGCGCCATCTGTCGGCGACGGCCGAGCGCATGGGGGCGGGAGCGGTCGGGCTGAAAGATGAAGCGCCCGAGCCGGAAACTGCTCCGGAGCCTGCGGACGCATGA